From one Triticum urartu cultivar G1812 chromosome 3, Tu2.1, whole genome shotgun sequence genomic stretch:
- the LOC125542282 gene encoding neurofilament medium polypeptide-like has translation MVRSPAASTPTPRSPAAPNPNSRSQAAPTPTPRSQAAPTLTPSLPAADLEEPKVTNELLRAIKIEKANDPDLEEHKGAGELLTEPPKCKKRKRSRQSSGKLHGEHQETNKVVMKPSASKKKRKASEGMCTNPPAPLFGPLAVDMDKQPPPLKKKRLNKKDVATIPSSGSLPIDKDRQPSPGSLPVDKDKQPSSGSLAVDKNKHPSLSKKVVPHLFIPCLPCASCS, from the exons ATGGTCAGGTCGCCGGCGGCCTCAACCCCGACCCCTAGGTCGCCGGCGGCCCCAAACCCGAACTCCAGGTCGCAGGCTGCCCCAACCCCGACCCCCAGGTCGCAGGCTGCCCCAACCCTGACTCCCAGCTTGCCTGCTGCAG ATCTTGAGGAGCCCAAGGTTACTAATGAGCTCTTGCGTGCCATAAAAATTGAGAAGGCTAATGACCCGGATCTTGAAGAGCACAAGGGTGCTGGTGAGCTCCTTACGGAACCACCAAAGTGCAAGAAAAGGAAGCGAAGTAGGCAGAGTAGCGGCAAGCTTCATGGGGAACACCAAGAAACGAACAAAGTCGTCATGAAGCCGTCGGCGTCCAAGAAAAAGAGGAAG GCAAGTGAAGGAATGTGCACTAATCCACCGGCACCGTTGTTTGGACCTTTGGCCGTTGACATGGATAAGCAGCCACCACCATTGAAGAAAAAAAGGCTTAATAAG AAAGATGTTGCAACTATACCATCATCCGGATCTTTGCCCATTGACAAGGATAGGCAGCCATCACCTGGATCTTTGCCTGTTGACAAGGATAAGCAGCCATCATCTGGATCTTTGGCCGTTGACAAGAATAAGCATCCATCACTATCCAAAAAAGTG GTACCACACCTATTCATACCATGCCTGCCGTGCGCGTCATGTAGCTAA
- the LOC125542281 gene encoding putative serine/threonine-protein kinase-like protein CCR3 — protein MDVLGNTASVAQLVGTVGRLISKIIDAARTARQNKRECEYLTVRLSVIGEVLPRLPQRAEVKRSLTELGKTLGEAHQLVLACQNWSTARQLIVARRHADSLKEVNGRIDSHIGLLNLVFTTSGSGDQTRPPNHIHTDAASPGCYLGGPAAPVRLTWAQIAAATDYFADELSRRSSEVLYKGRLRDGTETEVAVKVLSKNRRQDVEGAVVAEVEILFPLSHPHIVRLVGWCSEEDDRIIVYHHEHVSNGTLRDHLLRLRLRVRVRARLRGGSSFSSSPVRSTWKARVEVLLGASRAIEHLHRCGVIHRNVTSFNILLDASWAPRLSGFGQAILLAAPGDQVDTEVVGMPAYVDPEYRRTERVSTASDVYSFGVVILETLTGEDPATMQMDSVLLAIRNRKLRDVLVRRPAATPRQLEALELVAHTAECCTFSDGNDRPAMSNVVANLARALTIINTKQSAIS, from the coding sequence ATGGACGTGCTAGGGAATACAGCCTCGGTGGCTCAACTCGTCGGGACCGTCGGCAGGCTCATCTCCAAGATCATTGATGCAGCGAGGACGGCACGCCAGAACAAGCGGGAGTGCGAGTACCTCACGGTCCGCCTGTCCGTCATCGGCGAGGTGCTGCCTCGCCTGCCGCAGCGCGCAGAGGTGAAGCGGTCGCTCACGGAGCTGGGCAAGACGCTGGGCGAGGCGCACCAGCTGGTCCTCGCCTGCCAGAACTGGAGCACCGCCAGGCAGCTCATCGTGGCCCGCCGCCACGCCGACAGCTTGAAGGAGGTCAACGGCAGGATCGACTCCCACATCGGCCTCTTGAACTTGGTCTTTACCACCTCCGGCAGCGGTGACCAAACCCGCCCTCCCAACCACATCCACACGGATGCGGCTTCGCCGGGCTGCTACTTGGGCGGCCCTGCTGCCCCCGTGAGGCTCACGTGGGCGCAAATTGCAGCGGCGACCGATTACTTCGCCGACGAACTCAGCCGACGCAGCTCCGAGGTGCTGTACAAGGGCCGTCTCCGCGACGGCACGGAGACGGAGGTGGCCGTCAAGGTGCTTAGCAAGAACAGGCGGCAGGACGTGGAGGGCGCGGTCGTGGCGGAGGTCGAGATCCTCTTCCCCCTCAGCCACCCACACATCGTGCGACTCGTGGGCTGGTGCTCCGAGGAGGACGATCGCATCATCGTCTACCACCACGAGCATGTGAGCAACGGCACGCTCAGAGACCACCTGCTGCGCCTGCGCCTGCGAGTGCGCGTTCGAGCGCGCCTCAGGGGCGGCTCTAGCTTTAGCTCGTCGCCGGTGAGGTCGACCTGGAAGGCACGCGTTGAGGTGCTGCTGGGCGCATCGCGGGCCATCGAGCACTTGCACCGCTGTGGGGTCATCCACCGCAACGTGACCTCGTTCAACATCCTGCTGGACGCCAGCTGGGCGCCGCGCCTGTCCGGCTTCGGCCAAGCCATCTTGCTGGCGGCGCCCGGAGACCAGGTAGACACTGAGGTCGTCGGCATGCCTGCTTACGTCGACCCGGAGTACCGCCGCACTGAGCGTGTGAGCACGGCGAGCGACGTGTACAGCTTCGGGGTGGTGATACTAGAGACGCTGACGGGGGAGGATCCCGCCACCATGCAGATGGACTCCGTGCTCCTGGCCATACGGAACAGGAAGCTACGGGATGTGCTGGTCCGCCGTCCGGCCGCGACGCCGCGGCAGCTGGAGGCGCTGGAGCTCGTGGCGCACACGGCGGAGTGCTGCACGTTTTCGGATGGGAACGACCGGCCTGCCATGTCGAACGTTGTGGCCAACCTCGCGAGGGCACTTACAATCATAAATACTAAGCAATCAGCAATTAGCTGA